In Topomyia yanbarensis strain Yona2022 chromosome 2, ASM3024719v1, whole genome shotgun sequence, one DNA window encodes the following:
- the LOC131684859 gene encoding YTH domain-containing family protein isoform X1, with protein sequence MSTVSDQRMKGQGNHGYGYGSQQTTTGAQFQYPPFSGVGETAAWSNGNESIAIIGGNDYNNSWGSQQMNHGHAGAPAGGHSQRKPYDDYYQRNQGAYQGHDGIKNVEQGMQGLGLGSMHHDRDTNHHSSSRSGNPLSKSDQHHQQQKEAPKKMTWASIASQPAKPQVNTTSITVKKKGPGMPPPPMVPGKHNMDIGTWDSPSKNGPSAMVPTPTPPAIIPPPSIEPSPLADQPAGKGPSTAAAMVAGHAGGSGGHQQHHQQSQYAQQNMGPPAGAHNARWPTPGQAQNPLPQQQPPQQQLQPQNQTAGGGSNMISQQHHSQRSDHRQYQPAGPQQNNRNNFSGPPPSMNQGAQSYHQPPPFHQQPPSIQQQAHPRQSQNHHGPPPVHHQQQQGDRGNYQQPPPSHRPPVDDRRGANNGPNSFHESQSSQPPLQQSLPVQQPVQLQSQQQSQPQPQQPPQQPAQAASPQSPTPPSGADLSGAAAPAAPVPNLLQSKNNYNPPTLDMLDTAHLARFFVIKSYSEDDIHRSIKYSIWCSTEHGNQRLDQAYREREEKGGMVYLFFSVNGSGHFCGIAQMMTAVDYNSISSVWSQDKWKGTFKVRWIYVKDVPNGQLRHVRLENNENKPITNSRDTQEVPNAKGVQALKIIHSYKHTMSIFDDFTHYEKRQLEEDTKKHDVPSQGPPQYRPQQYGGGYDSGPGKYHNNYNKYNDRDGVGDGYNSRGGYEGRSYQGGGGYNKSYGGYNNRSQYNNQDGGRGGYQSYDRRNNNNSNNSGNGSNSGDDREGSSYPDRSRDSHDGGGYNQRGGTAYSRPSRDYYGRDDNRGRSDYRDAGNDSYRPSRPSGGDRGGSDAEGGSRDGGDNNGGGGGGYRGGSRDHYRNRNDPSQPNSRVKRAVHPNVRADVVERGAAVGAGSYHNSNINNNNTSSSSKSSLQN encoded by the exons GTTATGGTTATGGCTCGCAGCAGACGACAACTGGTGCACAGTTCCAATATCCTCCGTTCAGCGGTGTAGGCGAGACGGCTGCTTGGTCCAATGGGAATGAAAGTATAGCTATAATCGGTG GAAATGATTACAATAACTCATGGGGATCACAACAAATGAACCACGGTCACGCTGGTGCACCAGCCGGAGGACATTCACAGAGAAAGCCGTATGATGACTATTACCAGCGGAATCAAGGAGCCTACCAGGGTCACGATGGAATTAAG AATGTTGAGCAAGGAATGCAGGGACTCGGCCTCGGTTCGATGCACCACGACAGAGACACAAACCATCACTCCTCCTCACGCAGTGGCAATCCACTATCCAAATCGGATCAACATCACCAGCAGCAAAAGGAAGCTCCCAAAAAGATGACGTGGGCCTCGATCGCATCGCAACCGGCTAAACCGCAAGTGAACACCACGAGTATAACGGTGAAGAAGAAGGGCCCCGGAATGCCCCCACCACCGATGGTACCTGGAAAGCATAATATGGACATCGGTACCTGGGATTCGCCGTCCAAGAACGGACCGAGTGCGATGGTACCAACTCCGACACCACCGGCCATTATTCCCCCGCCGTCGATCGAACCATCGCCGCTTGCTGATCAGCCGGCCGGTAAGGGACCTAGCACTGCTGCTGCGATGGTAGCCGGCCATGCGGGTGGTAGCGGTGGCCACCAACAGCACCATCAACAGTCGCAATACGCGCAGCAGAATATGGGACCACCTGCGGGAGCACATAACGCGCGCTGGCCAACACCTGGCCAAGCTCAGAATCCGCTTCCTCAGCAACAACCGCCACAGCAACAGCTACAACCGCAGAACCAAACTGCTGGAGGAGGTAGCAACATGATATCTCAGCAACATCATTCACAGCGGTCAGATCATCGTCAATACCAACCGGCAGGTCCTCAGCAAAATAATCGTAATAATTTTTCTGGACCACCACCATCGATGAATCAAGGAGCACAGAGTTATCATCAGCCGCCTCCGTTCCATCAGCAGCCGCCTTCGATACAGCAACAGGCGCATCCTCGTCAAAGCCAGAATCATCATGGACCGCCTCCGGTCcaccatcagcagcagcaggGCGACCGAGGAAACTATCAACAGCCTCCTCCATCTCATCGTCCACCAGTGGACGACCGAAGGGGAGCAAATAACGGCCCTAACAGTTTCCACGAAAGCCAGTCTTCTCAACCACCACTGCAACAGTCTCTACCGGTGCAGCAGCCAGTGCAACTGCAGTCACAGCAGCAATCACAACCGCAACCACAACAACCCCCACAGCAGCCAGCACAGGCTGCCTCGCCGCAATCTCCTACGCCACCAAGCGGTGCAGACCTCAGTGGTGCCGCCGCACCAGCAGCACCAGTTCCGAACCTTTTGCAGAGCAAGAATAACTACAATCCGCCTACGTTGGATATGTTGGATACGGCGCATCTAGCTAG GTTCTTCGTAATCAAATCGTACTCGGAGGACGACATCCACCGCAGCATCAAGTACAGCATCTGGTGTTCCACCGAGCACGGCAACCAGCGGCTGGATCAGGCGTACCGCGAGCGCGAGGAAAAAGGCGGCATGGTGTATCTGTTCTTCTCGGTTAACGGTTCGGGTCATTTCTGCGGTATTGCGCAGATGATGACGGCCGTCGATTACAACTCCATCTCGAGCGTATGGTCCCAGGACAAGTGGAAGGGCACATTCAAGGTGCGCTGGATCTACGTGAAGGATGTCCCGAACGGACAGCTGCGACATGTGCGACTGGAGAATAACGAGAACAAACCGATCACGAATTCGCGCGACACGCAGGAAGTACCGAATGCGAAGGGAGTGCAAGCGCTAAAGATCATCCATAGCTATAAGCACACGATGTCGATATTCGACGATTTTACCCATTATGAGAAGCGCCAGCTGGAGGAGGATACCAAGAAACATGACGTTCCATCACAAGGACCGCCACAGTATAGACCGCAGCAGTACGGAGGTGGTTACGATAGTGGTCCTGGCAAGTACCACAATAATTACAACAAATATAACGATCGTGACGGCGTGGGTGATGGATACAATTCCCGCGGAGGTTATGAGGGAAGAAGTTATCAAGGAGGAGGAGGATACAACAAGAGTTATG GTGGCTACAACAACCGTAGCCAGTACAACAATCAGGATGGCGGACGGGGAGGCTATCAGAGCTACGATCGGCGTAACAATAACAACAGTAACAATAGCGGCAACGGTAGTAACAGTGGGGACGATCGTGAAGGTAGCAGCTACCCGGATCGCTCGAGAGACAGCCACGATGGGGGTGGTTACAATCAGCGTGGTGGTACTGCCTACAGTAGACCGAGCCGAGACTACTACGGCCGAGATGACAACCGTGGGCGTAGCGATTATCGAGATGCTGGCAACGATAGCTACAGACCATCGCGACCTAGTGGGGGTGATCGCGGCGGCTCGGATGCCGAAGGTGGCTCCCGGGATGGTGGTGATAATAACGGCGGCGGTGGTGGTGGTTATCGGGGCGGATCGAGAGACCACTATCGG
- the LOC131684859 gene encoding YTH domain-containing family protein isoform X4: MSTVSDQRMKGQGNHGYGYGSQQTTTGAQFQYPPFSGVGETAAWSNGNESIAIIGGNDYNNSWGSQQMNHGHAGAPAGGHSQRKPYDDYYQRNQGAYQGHDGIKNVEQGMQGLGLGSMHHDRDTNHHSSSRSGNPLSKSDQHHQQQKEAPKKMTWASIASQPAKPQVNTTSITVKKKGPGMPPPPMVPGKHNMDIGTWDSPSKNGPSAMVPTPTPPAIIPPPSIEPSPLADQPAGKGPSTAAAMVAGHAGGSGGHQQHHQQSQYAQQNMGPPAGAHNARWPTPGQAQNPLPQQQPPQQQLQPQNQTAGGGSNMISQQHHSQRSDHRQYQPAGPQQNNRNNFSGPPPSMNQGAQSYHQPPPFHQQPPSIQQQAHPRQSQNHHGPPPVHHQQQQGDRGNYQQPPPSHRPPVDDRRGANNGPNSFHESQSSQPPLQQSLPVQQPVQLQSQQQSQPQPQQPPQQPAQAASPQSPTPPSGADLSGAAAPAAPVPNLLQSKNNYNPPTLDMLDTAHLARFFVIKSYSEDDIHRSIKYSIWCSTEHGNQRLDQAYREREEKGGMVYLFFSVNGSGHFCGIAQMMTAVDYNSISSVWSQDKWKGTFKVRWIYVKDVPNGQLRHVRLENNENKPITNSRDTQEVPNAKGVQALKIIHSYKHTMSIFDDFTHYEKRQLEEDTKKHDVPSQGPPQYRPQQYGGGYDSGPGKYHNNYNKYNDRDGVGDGYNSRGGYEGRSYQGGGGYNKSYGGYNNRSQYNNQDGGRGGYQSYDRRNNNNSNNSGNGSNSGDDREGSSYPDRSRDSHDGGGYNQRGGTAYSRPSRDYYGRDDNRGRSDYRDAGNDSYRPSRPSGGDRGGSDAEGGSRDGGDNNGGGGGGYRGGSRDHYRK, translated from the exons GTTATGGTTATGGCTCGCAGCAGACGACAACTGGTGCACAGTTCCAATATCCTCCGTTCAGCGGTGTAGGCGAGACGGCTGCTTGGTCCAATGGGAATGAAAGTATAGCTATAATCGGTG GAAATGATTACAATAACTCATGGGGATCACAACAAATGAACCACGGTCACGCTGGTGCACCAGCCGGAGGACATTCACAGAGAAAGCCGTATGATGACTATTACCAGCGGAATCAAGGAGCCTACCAGGGTCACGATGGAATTAAG AATGTTGAGCAAGGAATGCAGGGACTCGGCCTCGGTTCGATGCACCACGACAGAGACACAAACCATCACTCCTCCTCACGCAGTGGCAATCCACTATCCAAATCGGATCAACATCACCAGCAGCAAAAGGAAGCTCCCAAAAAGATGACGTGGGCCTCGATCGCATCGCAACCGGCTAAACCGCAAGTGAACACCACGAGTATAACGGTGAAGAAGAAGGGCCCCGGAATGCCCCCACCACCGATGGTACCTGGAAAGCATAATATGGACATCGGTACCTGGGATTCGCCGTCCAAGAACGGACCGAGTGCGATGGTACCAACTCCGACACCACCGGCCATTATTCCCCCGCCGTCGATCGAACCATCGCCGCTTGCTGATCAGCCGGCCGGTAAGGGACCTAGCACTGCTGCTGCGATGGTAGCCGGCCATGCGGGTGGTAGCGGTGGCCACCAACAGCACCATCAACAGTCGCAATACGCGCAGCAGAATATGGGACCACCTGCGGGAGCACATAACGCGCGCTGGCCAACACCTGGCCAAGCTCAGAATCCGCTTCCTCAGCAACAACCGCCACAGCAACAGCTACAACCGCAGAACCAAACTGCTGGAGGAGGTAGCAACATGATATCTCAGCAACATCATTCACAGCGGTCAGATCATCGTCAATACCAACCGGCAGGTCCTCAGCAAAATAATCGTAATAATTTTTCTGGACCACCACCATCGATGAATCAAGGAGCACAGAGTTATCATCAGCCGCCTCCGTTCCATCAGCAGCCGCCTTCGATACAGCAACAGGCGCATCCTCGTCAAAGCCAGAATCATCATGGACCGCCTCCGGTCcaccatcagcagcagcaggGCGACCGAGGAAACTATCAACAGCCTCCTCCATCTCATCGTCCACCAGTGGACGACCGAAGGGGAGCAAATAACGGCCCTAACAGTTTCCACGAAAGCCAGTCTTCTCAACCACCACTGCAACAGTCTCTACCGGTGCAGCAGCCAGTGCAACTGCAGTCACAGCAGCAATCACAACCGCAACCACAACAACCCCCACAGCAGCCAGCACAGGCTGCCTCGCCGCAATCTCCTACGCCACCAAGCGGTGCAGACCTCAGTGGTGCCGCCGCACCAGCAGCACCAGTTCCGAACCTTTTGCAGAGCAAGAATAACTACAATCCGCCTACGTTGGATATGTTGGATACGGCGCATCTAGCTAG GTTCTTCGTAATCAAATCGTACTCGGAGGACGACATCCACCGCAGCATCAAGTACAGCATCTGGTGTTCCACCGAGCACGGCAACCAGCGGCTGGATCAGGCGTACCGCGAGCGCGAGGAAAAAGGCGGCATGGTGTATCTGTTCTTCTCGGTTAACGGTTCGGGTCATTTCTGCGGTATTGCGCAGATGATGACGGCCGTCGATTACAACTCCATCTCGAGCGTATGGTCCCAGGACAAGTGGAAGGGCACATTCAAGGTGCGCTGGATCTACGTGAAGGATGTCCCGAACGGACAGCTGCGACATGTGCGACTGGAGAATAACGAGAACAAACCGATCACGAATTCGCGCGACACGCAGGAAGTACCGAATGCGAAGGGAGTGCAAGCGCTAAAGATCATCCATAGCTATAAGCACACGATGTCGATATTCGACGATTTTACCCATTATGAGAAGCGCCAGCTGGAGGAGGATACCAAGAAACATGACGTTCCATCACAAGGACCGCCACAGTATAGACCGCAGCAGTACGGAGGTGGTTACGATAGTGGTCCTGGCAAGTACCACAATAATTACAACAAATATAACGATCGTGACGGCGTGGGTGATGGATACAATTCCCGCGGAGGTTATGAGGGAAGAAGTTATCAAGGAGGAGGAGGATACAACAAGAGTTATG GTGGCTACAACAACCGTAGCCAGTACAACAATCAGGATGGCGGACGGGGAGGCTATCAGAGCTACGATCGGCGTAACAATAACAACAGTAACAATAGCGGCAACGGTAGTAACAGTGGGGACGATCGTGAAGGTAGCAGCTACCCGGATCGCTCGAGAGACAGCCACGATGGGGGTGGTTACAATCAGCGTGGTGGTACTGCCTACAGTAGACCGAGCCGAGACTACTACGGCCGAGATGACAACCGTGGGCGTAGCGATTATCGAGATGCTGGCAACGATAGCTACAGACCATCGCGACCTAGTGGGGGTGATCGCGGCGGCTCGGATGCCGAAGGTGGCTCCCGGGATGGTGGTGATAATAACGGCGGCGGTGGTGGTGGTTATCGGGGCGGATCGAGAGACCACTATCGG
- the LOC131684859 gene encoding YTH domain-containing family protein isoform X3, with protein sequence MSTVSDQRMKGQGNHGYGYGSQQTTTGAQFQYPPFSGVGETAAWSNGNESIAIIGGNDYNNSWGSQQMNHGHAGAPAGGHSQRKPYDDYYQRNQGAYQGHDGIKNVEQGMQGLGLGSMHHDRDTNHHSSSRSGNPLSKSDQHHQQQKEAPKKMTWASIASQPAKPQVNTTSITVKKKGPGMPPPPMVPGKHNMDIGTWDSPSKNGPSAMVPTPTPPAIIPPPSIEPSPLADQPAGKGPSTAAAMVAGHAGGSGGHQQHHQQSQYAQQNMGPPAGAHNARWPTPGQAQNPLPQQQPPQQQLQPQNQTAGGGSNMISQQHHSQRSDHRQYQPAGPQQNNRNNFSGPPPSMNQGAQSYHQPPPFHQQPPSIQQQAHPRQSQNHHGPPPVHHQQQQGDRGNYQQPPPSHRPPVDDRRGANNGPNSFHESQSSQPPLQQSLPVQQPVQLQSQQQSQPQPQQPPQQPAQAASPQSPTPPSGADLSGAAAPAAPVPNLLQSKNNYNPPTLDMLDTAHLARFFVIKSYSEDDIHRSIKYSIWCSTEHGNQRLDQAYREREEKGGMVYLFFSVNGSGHFCGIAQMMTAVDYNSISSVWSQDKWKGTFKVRWIYVKDVPNGQLRHVRLENNENKPITNSRDTQEVPNAKGVQALKIIHSYKHTMSIFDDFTHYEKRQLEEDTKKHDVPSQGPPQYRPQQYGGGYDSGPGKYHNNYNKYNDRDGVGDGYNSRGGYEGRSYQGGGGYNKSYGGYNNRSQYNNQDGGRGGYQSYDRRNNNNSNNSGNGSNSGDDREGSSYPDRSRDSHDGGGYNQRGGTAYSRPSRDYYGRDDNRGRSDYRDAGNDSYRPSRPSGGDRGGSDAEGGSRDGGDNNGGGGGGYRGGSRDHYRVGN encoded by the exons GTTATGGTTATGGCTCGCAGCAGACGACAACTGGTGCACAGTTCCAATATCCTCCGTTCAGCGGTGTAGGCGAGACGGCTGCTTGGTCCAATGGGAATGAAAGTATAGCTATAATCGGTG GAAATGATTACAATAACTCATGGGGATCACAACAAATGAACCACGGTCACGCTGGTGCACCAGCCGGAGGACATTCACAGAGAAAGCCGTATGATGACTATTACCAGCGGAATCAAGGAGCCTACCAGGGTCACGATGGAATTAAG AATGTTGAGCAAGGAATGCAGGGACTCGGCCTCGGTTCGATGCACCACGACAGAGACACAAACCATCACTCCTCCTCACGCAGTGGCAATCCACTATCCAAATCGGATCAACATCACCAGCAGCAAAAGGAAGCTCCCAAAAAGATGACGTGGGCCTCGATCGCATCGCAACCGGCTAAACCGCAAGTGAACACCACGAGTATAACGGTGAAGAAGAAGGGCCCCGGAATGCCCCCACCACCGATGGTACCTGGAAAGCATAATATGGACATCGGTACCTGGGATTCGCCGTCCAAGAACGGACCGAGTGCGATGGTACCAACTCCGACACCACCGGCCATTATTCCCCCGCCGTCGATCGAACCATCGCCGCTTGCTGATCAGCCGGCCGGTAAGGGACCTAGCACTGCTGCTGCGATGGTAGCCGGCCATGCGGGTGGTAGCGGTGGCCACCAACAGCACCATCAACAGTCGCAATACGCGCAGCAGAATATGGGACCACCTGCGGGAGCACATAACGCGCGCTGGCCAACACCTGGCCAAGCTCAGAATCCGCTTCCTCAGCAACAACCGCCACAGCAACAGCTACAACCGCAGAACCAAACTGCTGGAGGAGGTAGCAACATGATATCTCAGCAACATCATTCACAGCGGTCAGATCATCGTCAATACCAACCGGCAGGTCCTCAGCAAAATAATCGTAATAATTTTTCTGGACCACCACCATCGATGAATCAAGGAGCACAGAGTTATCATCAGCCGCCTCCGTTCCATCAGCAGCCGCCTTCGATACAGCAACAGGCGCATCCTCGTCAAAGCCAGAATCATCATGGACCGCCTCCGGTCcaccatcagcagcagcaggGCGACCGAGGAAACTATCAACAGCCTCCTCCATCTCATCGTCCACCAGTGGACGACCGAAGGGGAGCAAATAACGGCCCTAACAGTTTCCACGAAAGCCAGTCTTCTCAACCACCACTGCAACAGTCTCTACCGGTGCAGCAGCCAGTGCAACTGCAGTCACAGCAGCAATCACAACCGCAACCACAACAACCCCCACAGCAGCCAGCACAGGCTGCCTCGCCGCAATCTCCTACGCCACCAAGCGGTGCAGACCTCAGTGGTGCCGCCGCACCAGCAGCACCAGTTCCGAACCTTTTGCAGAGCAAGAATAACTACAATCCGCCTACGTTGGATATGTTGGATACGGCGCATCTAGCTAG GTTCTTCGTAATCAAATCGTACTCGGAGGACGACATCCACCGCAGCATCAAGTACAGCATCTGGTGTTCCACCGAGCACGGCAACCAGCGGCTGGATCAGGCGTACCGCGAGCGCGAGGAAAAAGGCGGCATGGTGTATCTGTTCTTCTCGGTTAACGGTTCGGGTCATTTCTGCGGTATTGCGCAGATGATGACGGCCGTCGATTACAACTCCATCTCGAGCGTATGGTCCCAGGACAAGTGGAAGGGCACATTCAAGGTGCGCTGGATCTACGTGAAGGATGTCCCGAACGGACAGCTGCGACATGTGCGACTGGAGAATAACGAGAACAAACCGATCACGAATTCGCGCGACACGCAGGAAGTACCGAATGCGAAGGGAGTGCAAGCGCTAAAGATCATCCATAGCTATAAGCACACGATGTCGATATTCGACGATTTTACCCATTATGAGAAGCGCCAGCTGGAGGAGGATACCAAGAAACATGACGTTCCATCACAAGGACCGCCACAGTATAGACCGCAGCAGTACGGAGGTGGTTACGATAGTGGTCCTGGCAAGTACCACAATAATTACAACAAATATAACGATCGTGACGGCGTGGGTGATGGATACAATTCCCGCGGAGGTTATGAGGGAAGAAGTTATCAAGGAGGAGGAGGATACAACAAGAGTTATG GTGGCTACAACAACCGTAGCCAGTACAACAATCAGGATGGCGGACGGGGAGGCTATCAGAGCTACGATCGGCGTAACAATAACAACAGTAACAATAGCGGCAACGGTAGTAACAGTGGGGACGATCGTGAAGGTAGCAGCTACCCGGATCGCTCGAGAGACAGCCACGATGGGGGTGGTTACAATCAGCGTGGTGGTACTGCCTACAGTAGACCGAGCCGAGACTACTACGGCCGAGATGACAACCGTGGGCGTAGCGATTATCGAGATGCTGGCAACGATAGCTACAGACCATCGCGACCTAGTGGGGGTGATCGCGGCGGCTCGGATGCCGAAGGTGGCTCCCGGGATGGTGGTGATAATAACGGCGGCGGTGGTGGTGGTTATCGGGGCGGATCGAGAGACCACTATCGGGTGGGTAACTAG
- the LOC131684859 gene encoding YTH domain-containing family protein isoform X2, protein MSTVSDQRMKGQGNHGNDYNNSWGSQQMNHGHAGAPAGGHSQRKPYDDYYQRNQGAYQGHDGIKNVEQGMQGLGLGSMHHDRDTNHHSSSRSGNPLSKSDQHHQQQKEAPKKMTWASIASQPAKPQVNTTSITVKKKGPGMPPPPMVPGKHNMDIGTWDSPSKNGPSAMVPTPTPPAIIPPPSIEPSPLADQPAGKGPSTAAAMVAGHAGGSGGHQQHHQQSQYAQQNMGPPAGAHNARWPTPGQAQNPLPQQQPPQQQLQPQNQTAGGGSNMISQQHHSQRSDHRQYQPAGPQQNNRNNFSGPPPSMNQGAQSYHQPPPFHQQPPSIQQQAHPRQSQNHHGPPPVHHQQQQGDRGNYQQPPPSHRPPVDDRRGANNGPNSFHESQSSQPPLQQSLPVQQPVQLQSQQQSQPQPQQPPQQPAQAASPQSPTPPSGADLSGAAAPAAPVPNLLQSKNNYNPPTLDMLDTAHLARFFVIKSYSEDDIHRSIKYSIWCSTEHGNQRLDQAYREREEKGGMVYLFFSVNGSGHFCGIAQMMTAVDYNSISSVWSQDKWKGTFKVRWIYVKDVPNGQLRHVRLENNENKPITNSRDTQEVPNAKGVQALKIIHSYKHTMSIFDDFTHYEKRQLEEDTKKHDVPSQGPPQYRPQQYGGGYDSGPGKYHNNYNKYNDRDGVGDGYNSRGGYEGRSYQGGGGYNKSYGGYNNRSQYNNQDGGRGGYQSYDRRNNNNSNNSGNGSNSGDDREGSSYPDRSRDSHDGGGYNQRGGTAYSRPSRDYYGRDDNRGRSDYRDAGNDSYRPSRPSGGDRGGSDAEGGSRDGGDNNGGGGGGYRGGSRDHYRNRNDPSQPNSRVKRAVHPNVRADVVERGAAVGAGSYHNSNINNNNTSSSSKSSLQN, encoded by the exons GAAATGATTACAATAACTCATGGGGATCACAACAAATGAACCACGGTCACGCTGGTGCACCAGCCGGAGGACATTCACAGAGAAAGCCGTATGATGACTATTACCAGCGGAATCAAGGAGCCTACCAGGGTCACGATGGAATTAAG AATGTTGAGCAAGGAATGCAGGGACTCGGCCTCGGTTCGATGCACCACGACAGAGACACAAACCATCACTCCTCCTCACGCAGTGGCAATCCACTATCCAAATCGGATCAACATCACCAGCAGCAAAAGGAAGCTCCCAAAAAGATGACGTGGGCCTCGATCGCATCGCAACCGGCTAAACCGCAAGTGAACACCACGAGTATAACGGTGAAGAAGAAGGGCCCCGGAATGCCCCCACCACCGATGGTACCTGGAAAGCATAATATGGACATCGGTACCTGGGATTCGCCGTCCAAGAACGGACCGAGTGCGATGGTACCAACTCCGACACCACCGGCCATTATTCCCCCGCCGTCGATCGAACCATCGCCGCTTGCTGATCAGCCGGCCGGTAAGGGACCTAGCACTGCTGCTGCGATGGTAGCCGGCCATGCGGGTGGTAGCGGTGGCCACCAACAGCACCATCAACAGTCGCAATACGCGCAGCAGAATATGGGACCACCTGCGGGAGCACATAACGCGCGCTGGCCAACACCTGGCCAAGCTCAGAATCCGCTTCCTCAGCAACAACCGCCACAGCAACAGCTACAACCGCAGAACCAAACTGCTGGAGGAGGTAGCAACATGATATCTCAGCAACATCATTCACAGCGGTCAGATCATCGTCAATACCAACCGGCAGGTCCTCAGCAAAATAATCGTAATAATTTTTCTGGACCACCACCATCGATGAATCAAGGAGCACAGAGTTATCATCAGCCGCCTCCGTTCCATCAGCAGCCGCCTTCGATACAGCAACAGGCGCATCCTCGTCAAAGCCAGAATCATCATGGACCGCCTCCGGTCcaccatcagcagcagcaggGCGACCGAGGAAACTATCAACAGCCTCCTCCATCTCATCGTCCACCAGTGGACGACCGAAGGGGAGCAAATAACGGCCCTAACAGTTTCCACGAAAGCCAGTCTTCTCAACCACCACTGCAACAGTCTCTACCGGTGCAGCAGCCAGTGCAACTGCAGTCACAGCAGCAATCACAACCGCAACCACAACAACCCCCACAGCAGCCAGCACAGGCTGCCTCGCCGCAATCTCCTACGCCACCAAGCGGTGCAGACCTCAGTGGTGCCGCCGCACCAGCAGCACCAGTTCCGAACCTTTTGCAGAGCAAGAATAACTACAATCCGCCTACGTTGGATATGTTGGATACGGCGCATCTAGCTAG GTTCTTCGTAATCAAATCGTACTCGGAGGACGACATCCACCGCAGCATCAAGTACAGCATCTGGTGTTCCACCGAGCACGGCAACCAGCGGCTGGATCAGGCGTACCGCGAGCGCGAGGAAAAAGGCGGCATGGTGTATCTGTTCTTCTCGGTTAACGGTTCGGGTCATTTCTGCGGTATTGCGCAGATGATGACGGCCGTCGATTACAACTCCATCTCGAGCGTATGGTCCCAGGACAAGTGGAAGGGCACATTCAAGGTGCGCTGGATCTACGTGAAGGATGTCCCGAACGGACAGCTGCGACATGTGCGACTGGAGAATAACGAGAACAAACCGATCACGAATTCGCGCGACACGCAGGAAGTACCGAATGCGAAGGGAGTGCAAGCGCTAAAGATCATCCATAGCTATAAGCACACGATGTCGATATTCGACGATTTTACCCATTATGAGAAGCGCCAGCTGGAGGAGGATACCAAGAAACATGACGTTCCATCACAAGGACCGCCACAGTATAGACCGCAGCAGTACGGAGGTGGTTACGATAGTGGTCCTGGCAAGTACCACAATAATTACAACAAATATAACGATCGTGACGGCGTGGGTGATGGATACAATTCCCGCGGAGGTTATGAGGGAAGAAGTTATCAAGGAGGAGGAGGATACAACAAGAGTTATG GTGGCTACAACAACCGTAGCCAGTACAACAATCAGGATGGCGGACGGGGAGGCTATCAGAGCTACGATCGGCGTAACAATAACAACAGTAACAATAGCGGCAACGGTAGTAACAGTGGGGACGATCGTGAAGGTAGCAGCTACCCGGATCGCTCGAGAGACAGCCACGATGGGGGTGGTTACAATCAGCGTGGTGGTACTGCCTACAGTAGACCGAGCCGAGACTACTACGGCCGAGATGACAACCGTGGGCGTAGCGATTATCGAGATGCTGGCAACGATAGCTACAGACCATCGCGACCTAGTGGGGGTGATCGCGGCGGCTCGGATGCCGAAGGTGGCTCCCGGGATGGTGGTGATAATAACGGCGGCGGTGGTGGTGGTTATCGGGGCGGATCGAGAGACCACTATCGG